DNA from Eucalyptus grandis isolate ANBG69807.140 chromosome 5, ASM1654582v1, whole genome shotgun sequence:
CTTCAACCGCCCGAAATCCGACACCAAGAGGATGGCATTCTTAAGGCGATCCACGACCCGGTACAGCGCATTCGGGTCCTGAGCAATGATTATGTGATCCCGCCCATTGTTCCTCTTCCAATACTCCTGACCCTCCAACCACTTCACCAGCTCCTCCTGCATCTCCTCGTCGCTGTACGTCGGATCCGTCCCGGGAGGCCGGCCCTGATTCACAATCAAGCTCAATGACGAGAACACCGGCACGTAGAAGAGATCGGCCTCCTCGGGATCGGTCACCCGAGCGACCGGCGAGCCGGCCTGGGCCCTCTCCAGCTCGGGCCGGTTCAAATCCGCAAAGAGGTACCACTCCGCCATGTGCTGGTGCCCGGGGTACTTGAGGGCCGACACGTCGGCAACGTGGGCTCCACCGCGCGCGGCCGAGTGCTCCCGGATGACGCCGTAGGTGAACCTCTCCGGAACCTCGTACATGAACACCTTGGTGAGCAAAGGCGGCGCCTTTACGGGAAATTCGCCATGGTCTTCGCCGGAAGGACGCTGAATTCGGAAGGAAGGATCGATTTTGGGATCTGGGTTGAGGAAGGAAGTGAAGAAGGCGTAgagggcgaggaggaggaggaccaaGATCAGGGCTTGCTTGAGGAGGGAGGATTTGCGGGCCATGGGGATCGGGAGGGATGGCTGCGGAGCGGGATTCGGGGAGGACGAGGAGGTCGGGATCGCATTGGATGGAGGGGAAGTGGGTTTGGGCTTTCTTGATTTGGCGGATCGCTCGCTCATCGGCTCAGCAGCTGGAGCGCATGGCGGGGTTGCAGAGGCGGTCGGACGGACAGACAAGACACCatacgaggaagaagaagaggatggaGTGTCATTGGCGTTTGCTCTGTCTTTTTATACGTTGGGAATTTTTTGGGAAAGTAGGCTgtgcctttttcctcttttatttgtACAGGTAAAAATATatggcattttcatcttttttatgaATGTTGTTTTGGCACGGAGTTCGTTTATGGGAATCAATCAGCAGCTGAGGTTAGATTGTGTGATTAGAAAATTCATCAATGACCTAATGacttagtcaattaaattgaGAAATCGAGGCCGATTAAAATAGATGAATTTATTGTAAGTATAAATAGTTCCTAACTTTAGTGATGAAATTATCTTTGTATTATTACCTGCTTGTGTGCTTGATTAACTTACATTATATGCGAAAAGTTACTTACCAGGTAGAGAAGTTATAAACCACATTGGATAACTAACTAATCGAGGAAACTTACTGATTGTTTGAAAAACCCTTAATCGAGTACAAAATCATAGGGAGTTGACCATGGCATAGTAAACTAGAGAGGTTGATGATTGTGAAAGTTCAGTGGCAGATGTACTCGATGCCATTCTCTCATCTTGCCTCATTTATTGtctatttttctccattttgatcCTTATGGCCAAAGCTGAAAAAATACAAACGAATCGATGGTCAGCCAAGAGAGATTTACAAAACCGTTTGCAAGAAAACATCATAGATCGTGTTCTTTTCAAGGAGCCATCTCTCAAGAAAGGACATGAAGTCAGCTCAAGAAACGCTGAGCACTTGCTGTCTCcatatctccctctctccctctctctgtgcTCAGCACTGAAACCATTTGCCGCCGCTATCCAGATTGATTGCAGAGCCTCAAAAGACCAAACAATTCCATCATCACAGACTGATGAACTGACAAGAGCTCCAGAAGGGAAGATCTGTCAGGGTGTTGGTTGTCTACTGGTAGTTAGGAATACTGTTGCGACAGTTAGATCAAATGCAAGATGGAAATTTGCTTGAATTCACTTGAGATTTCGATGTGGTTTCCTGTAGAAGAGCCCACCTCTCCCAATTCTTCTCCTCAATTCTTCCACTGTTGTGCCTCTGCTCCATTTTGAATCCTTCCTCTAATATTTCTTTCTGAATTCTGTTAGGATTGGCCACACATCACCTCTTTCTAAAGCTACACTTTCCCTCACTCTCTTGTAGCTTCTTGATATCTGCTTTGTTTGCCCTTTCTCATATATTACCATCGGAAACTGCAAAGTACTCTGCAAGAGGTATTGAGTCTGAATGGAAAAATTGAGGAGAAGCCATTAATACATGGTTTAAGACTGTGAAGGTGGTTGGTCAAGGACCAAACTTGGTTGAAAGAGGACAAGTATCGCCGAGTCACACCACGGCAGATATTACTACTTTAAGTAACGATGTTGAAAAGCTGGACCGCAGCAACTAAAACGATGGGAGTGTGCGCTGCAATCGTGCTTACTCTGGAGGACATCATTGGCAGTGGTGCCGCTACACCTCAAGCTAATGACAACACGTTTGAGAAGTGGAAAGTTGAAGCTGACAGATTTTGAGAACGAGTTCCTGCATCTCACCAAGACTGCAAAAGTACAGAACGATGGAACACCCCTCGCAGACCTCATTAGCTCGTTGCACACACGAATGATGCAAAGTTCCAGAGGTTAGAAGATGAGCACTTATCCATCCCTCAGCTGGATATGATGGCGAGCATTTGCAaagccttaaaaaaaaaagccgtaCTATGAAATTACAAAACTAGATCCTCCAAATCCTATAAGAGCACAAGTTGAGAGGATCATTGTTCATGGCCCAAGACTAGAATGTAACGGTCTTATCACCGTGATAGGAGGATGGGccactgaaaaagaaaaactctttcTGAAGCTCCTAGACTTCCCTTCAATTGCTCTCTCTCGCTAGTATTTCTATACCGTGAGATGTTCATCTTACTGTCGAAATGCCTGCTCCACGAGCGAAATAACTCACTGAAAATTGTGGAAGAATTGAAGGATTTTGAGGATTtaggtttgtaatttttctgCAGAAAAGTCAGTACTACAGTGTTATGACCCTTACCTTTGCTCACTATGTTTGATGTTCGTTTTATGGTGGTAAATGCTGTCAATGCTTTGTGTTTCACGGCAATATTATCCAATACACGTGATAGTAGAAAACGGACTCTGGCCTTTTCTGCGACAATCCTTTAAACACTGGTCGATGAGAATTGCGCGAACACAAGCATTTCTTCAGCAAAACACTCTCTTTCTAAACTAGAGATTTAGGGGAATCAGCATTTCACCATGAGACCTCCATTTGGAGGGTGAACTGGAAAGGTCACCAATTTGTAACTTGAGCTATTTGCTTGACTAGACAAAAATTTGAACTTCATTAGCATTTGAAACTGTTAAGTACAATATAATAAACTGGCTCCATTAGATTCAATGCACAATGCAAGCAAAAATTCAGCTCAGTCATCCGTTTCCGGCTTGCAGAATGGTGTATGTGGATGCAATCATTCAAGATACAACAGGAGACTCCCTATCATGCATATCTTACTGATGACAATCAATTACATTGATTTATGACTCGTGTACTGGTCGTTAATGATCAGAACAATGGGCGGTCTTCTGGATGAGAGAGCTGCAGCTGTGTCTGATCATATCAGACAAAAGGGGAAATTGTAGCAAAGCAAACAAGGTCACCGTCCCAGAAGCAAAAGCAGCAATTGGAATAGCGATTTGAGCATAATCGTGACCAAGGAGGATGAAATGGGTGGCCCCAAAGGCCACCATCATGGTGGCTATGGAGACAAAGAGGCTTCCAAGTCCTAACACCAGCCTGTTTGGTAATGAATGCAGAAAATCTTCCTCCGCAAAGCGTGATGTCAAAATGAAAGGAACATCAAAACTGATGTTGCAGAGGAAAAGACAGCCAATGCAGTTGATAAGGTGAAAATCATAAACGACCTGTGATGTAGGAAGATAGGCTTGCCTGTGTCATTGTCATTGCCGCCTGGAATAGTAAAGGTAGCACTAAATGCCATGGTGCAAATGAGTGTAGCAACGACCATACATGAAGATGCAGTGTGCTTCATCCATTTTTCTGCTTCTTGTCTGAGTTCTTTGTGCTCCTCGGTAAAAAGAAGATAAGGTGTTTTCCCCTCAGAATTTTTCATTTCTCGATAAGAAGGCTGCACAATCTTTTCTACCTCCTATCCATTAAACAGATATTCTCATTCTGAAAATGGCATATCAAATTGACTTATTTAAGTTTTAATGCCGTACATTAATCGATTGTCTACATTTCCTTCTCTCTTAGACAGACCGGGATGCAACATGCATGGTTCATTCCTGATGATcctcgtttctttctttttggtccaTATAATATTTACTCCAGATTTTTGCACAAAAAACAtgaaaggtaaagagaaaaaTTCAAGTTGGACAACCTAGGTATGCCTACAAGTTGTGAAGTGAGACCCCAATCTGCAAAACATTTGGATATTAATGTAAAAAAAGTTGTGTGGCCCAtgcaaaaactttaaaaaaaaaattgtgtagcAAAAGATTTAAGATCCTTGAACCTTCAGTAGCTCTATCCACATTTGTAGAGCTGGCCCATAGTTGATTTTGAGTCGACTTGGAGGACCCATTTCCAGCCAAATGCAATATGTTATTGTCATTTTCATCTTTGTAAGCTGCAATCATTTCTTTATGAGCACCAATATCATATATTAGTCTAAAGATCTTCTCATGACGATGTGCAACTGCAACATGAAATATGCTTTGCTTCCAATCATTGAATTTCCGAACAGAAGTTCAGGATGGAGACGGATCGGCACAGTTAAGAAGCCATAGTTTCCTAACTCTGCAGCAGTAAACAACAGTCGCGATGGTTCCCTGAGAAGATCTCCGATGCCTCCATCATCGAGCAAAGAAACCTCTCTCCATATAAGCTCCAACAGCTTAACTGCTGGCAAATGCGCCCATTTCAGATCAGTGCATCTCCTGCATACCTGCAACTGTATTTTCTGTCAGCCCAAATTGTGAAAGAGCTGTGgatgaacttattcagactaactacaaattaaaatattagcGTTTCCCCAGAACATTCCCAAACGGACATCAACAGCATCTTGAACAGATGTCAATGCATCTTAACAAGTAAATGAATAATATCAACATAGTGAGCAAGCTGAGAACCTCAACAACCATTGCCAAAAGAAAATGGCTACGATAGATACCTACATGAAAAGAAGCACCTCAGCCGGATCAGTAGCTGACTCCCACTTGAGAATGCCAAGGGCATTCACGCTAGCACATGGAGAGCCGTTTCTCCATTTCCCATCTAAGCCAGAGCTAAATTGGGATGTTAACCAATCAGTCTCAAAGCCACATCTGGCAAAAGGGAataacaattaaaaataataatgaaaacacTTTGTCCTCAAGTAAACTAGCTACAGATTCTTTCCAGGGTGCGCGGGGAAAGAGAGCAGAAAACATATAGTTTTGTTTTGGGAAAGATACATATATTTGGTCTGGATTGAGCTGGCGATAAAAGTAGTATCCATGGTACATTCATATTAGAACTACAGTGGATTCACTAACCAAAGAGTTTGGAACTGATGGTGGCAACAAAGATGTCGATGCGATCCAAGTCAGTTAGATATCTGTCATCAGTGACTGACAACAGATACTGCACCATGTCTTGTTTTCCTGACAGGGCTGCAATGCACAAGGGCATTGCCTCATTGCTGCCCCGAATCAGTGGAAGCTGAGGATTCTTATCAACCATTGCCTTGGCTATCTCTCTAACTCCAGATGCAGCGGCAAAGCAGAGGGCAGTGTTCCCATCCTTGTTCTGCATTTCCAAGTCTTGGGCATCATCATCTTCACCAGCTCCTCAACGAATTCTCTATGTCCTGCGACTGCTGCGATATGGAGAGCAGTCTCCATTTCCCCGTGATCTTGGCACATACTGCTATTGGATTGTCAGATAGGAATTCCTTTCCTGCTTTCCAGTCGCCTCTCAGTGCCGCATTGATGCAATGGAATGTACCCTGTCAATTATATAGAATTTAGGATCAGCAGGAGAGGACAGAAGACTAGGTGACCAGGATGACGCTTCATATTTTTCAGATACCACCAATTGGCTGTTGATTATGCATGGTTCATGCATGGTAGTTTCTACGGCATAGTCTGGTGAGGAAACATGCTTCAGAAGAGGAGGCCGCCCATGGATGTAGGAGTAGAAATCTCGTCTCTGCTTACGTTCTCTGAATTCTACAATGTTCAAAACTTCTATAAGTAAAATTCATTCATTAACGAGAGTCATGCAATCCATTTGACAACATATTTCATGAGCCCGGGGCTTAATGTTTTCTGAGCATTAAAAGAAAGCAACATTGGTATAATTAGCTGGTGCATGAGTGAAAGTGTCAAAGTCCAAATCCATGCACTGAAAGATCAAAAAATTCCCATTCATTAATTAGAGGTGATATAATTAATGATTATGTAGGAATGAGAATAGTATTAAACAAAGGTACTGCATGATGTTTGAACTAATTCACCCCAATGCGGAATGGTTTCTTTGATCTGTCCGATATTAAAAACATTTAAGGAAAGGGTTCATTCTCATCGCAAACCTGCTCCAAAGAGAATCTGCGCCTGTATTCCTGAGAAATTCTTGATTAGGAAAGTGTTTTGAATCCTAATAAGTTTGTAGGTCGAGCTCTCCCCGAGTTCTGGTTCCGGATGCACAGATGAGGTTCACAGTTGTTCGTCTAGATTGTCACagaaaaaaaacacatataacGAGCGGATACTTGATTTTTacgaagaaaaagagaaccggCAGATGCCCTTTGAATCAAAACACTCATACTGAGAAAGAACTGAGTAAAATCCAACATTTATAGTacgattaaattggcaaaatgcCAGAAAAgtcttcaaaatcaaaacaCTCAAAAACAACCCTCCACTCAATGTTGTCACATTGAGTGGTGTGGCCGAAacagaaataaatgagaaactGCTCAAGCGCACACAACAAAAATTGATAGGTCATTAGGACGACAGTGCCCGTTTAATTTGTCCACATGACTGCTTCAAAGAATTTGTACAAGCTTTGTTTATTTTATCATACAGAGCTGGTCTAGGATACAATCAGAACATAGATGGCGTAACAAATATGACAATATTCTCTGGTTTTGGAGGGACTTGCATTCATAGTAATTTGAAAAAGAGCTAATATGATTCAAGACATAATCTATATGGGATTTCCAAAGTTATTAATAGAAGGCGGGACGCGAAGGATCGAGGAATTGTCCAAGGACAACTTATTTGTGTGCAACAAACACTCCATAAAGCTATTGCAAGAAAACCTCGATATTCTTGTAGCATCTGTAGACGGACAATTAAATAACAGATTCTCATTTTGAGAAGTGATGGACAAGGTATCGAATTAATGGAATATGTAGATACAAAATGGATTTAAATGCACATTGCAGGCCGCatcaacagaaaaaagaaattgcacatGTCGAAAGAATCAAAGAAGGTAGGATCCCTCTTCAAATCATTCAAGCTTAAATCGAATATTGTTCCTATAGAGTTCCAAGGGTCTATGGAACAATAgacatcaaaatttgagaattagGGGAATAAAGATATTTTCCTAATCTTTACTCTTTACACTAGATCTATTGTGACAGGTATCTCAAAAGGGACTTAGACCTGCAACTGCAACGTCGGGGGATCGACAGGTAAACCACaacatataaaagaaaaagactacGTAATCAGACAGCACATGAACGTACGTGCTTCGTGAGGGTCCTCTGCCCTGCACGGTGTTTCGATTGGTATCTCTACCAGTTCTCGACTGCCGATGCATACGAAAAGAAGGTAAGCATCGAAACGATTGGGTTATGTCGAGACGCGAGAGAGAACATCAACGGAGATAGAGGATCCGGATCCTTACAAGTTTCTCTCCAGATGCAAACCTGGGGACGTGCATGAATTGATACGAACAGTAATTTGGGGACAAAGCCATTCATCATCGCCAGCAGACTTATCATGCATGCATTTTGCTTACCTGCTTCAGTCGCGCTGCATATGCTCTCCAGTGCACCAAGCTTTTGCAATATGGGATGGTCGCGCAAAACGATTCTTACCAAGTctggaaatgagagagagagacagaaaaagagaaaaagatgatgCATGCGATGACGAGTAAACATGCAGAAGTAGAAAAGAACGGCTACGTGATTATCAACCTCATGGCTTTTCGGTAATTGTCATACGTGGCATGGGCTTTAAAATATGATACAACCGGTGCCTTGAGATTTGGTTGGAATGCTTCTTACTGTTCCCTTGCGCTTTGCTGTCATGTAATCTAGTTTTGCCGTTTGTATTGCCCTCCGTggctatgtagcacggacacgcgacacgcgacacgcgacacaacacgacacgacacgcgacacgtcatttcttaaaaagtagagaattccgacatgttccgacacgttatatattaaataaatattttaatttttaattaatttgattcaaattcacaaataaataaataagaacttacaataaatttacactaataatattaataaatctattcataaaaaaatttaaaaatatattcataattaaaacGTGTGTAtacttaaaattatatttttattctaacaaAAATTACTTCCCTCAAATCCTCTCTCctcgtttctctctcccctctcccccTCTTTTTCCCACGCCACCACCCCAAAATCCTCCCCCTCGATTTCTGCAGATCtgccccactctctctctccccctgccCTTCCCCCTACGCCCACTTGCTCCCT
Protein-coding regions in this window:
- the LOC104445795 gene encoding LOW QUALITY PROTEIN: probable arabinosyltransferase ARAD1 (The sequence of the model RefSeq protein was modified relative to this genomic sequence to represent the inferred CDS: substituted 1 base at 1 genomic stop codon), which gives rise to MSERSAKSRKPKPTSPPSNAIPTSSSSPNPAPQPSLPIPMARKSSLLKQALILVLLLLALYAFFTSFLNPDPKIDPSFRIQRPSGEDHGEFPVKAPPLLTKVFMYEVPERFTYGVIREHSAARGGAHVADVSALKYPGHQHMAEWYLFADLNRPELERAQAGSPVARVTDPEEADLFYVPVFSSLSLIVNQGRPPGTDPTYSDEEMQEELVKWLEGQEYWKRNNGRDHIIIAQDPNALYRVVDRLKNAILLVSDFGRLKPDQASLVKDVILPYSHRINTYNGDVGIEKRKTLLFFMGNRFRKEGGKIRDLLFQILEDEEDVVMKHGAQSRESXRAASQGMHTSKFCLNPAGDTPSACRLFDAIVSLCIPVIVSDSIELPFEDVIDYRKIAIFVDTATSLKRGFLVKLLRKVQTEKILEYQKELKEVKRFFEYGDPNGTVNEIWRQISQKLPLIKLMINRDKRIVKRDMSEPDCSCICSNQTGVISTL